DNA sequence from the Deltaproteobacteria bacterium genome:
AACCTGGGCGCCGACGATAATCTTCCGCATGGGTCACTCTCCTTGTTTGAGGCGCAGGACGAACGGCCTGCTTCCGATCCGATGTGTTCCCACATTAACGTCTTGGCGAGCGGTGCGGTGTGCACCGCATGTGAGATCCGATCAAGCATTCGCTTCCGCGAGCGGATGATCGAAGCGGCGGGTTTCGTCCAGATGAAGGGAGTCGGGTCGTCGTTCCAATGCGCGATGTACGCGTCGATGTGCCCACCGCCGGTGTGCTGTGCGACGAAGAGTTGTCGAAAATGACGTGCAGCTCGCGGGGCGGGTGCGTCCGCGCGACCAGCTTCATGAAGGCGAGGAAGTCGGCATGCGGTGCACTAGAGCGCATCTCATGACCCCGGACCGAGCCAGGCAGCCGAGACGCAGCCCGGCGCCGCGGATCGGATGAGCGTTTGCGGATGCAAACGCGTCCGCGGCGAAGGGAGGGGTCATGAGATGCGCTCCCAGCCGTAGAGCCGCACCTCCGGTGCGGCAGCGGCTAATCGATCTTCGTCGAGTCGACGGTCTTCTTCAGCTCGTTCCAGGCCCCTTCCACGCCGGACTTCAAGGCTTCCCAGCGCTCCTCGCCCGCCGCCTTCAGCTCGTCCAGCTTGCGGCGCGCCTGCTCGTGCTTTTCTTCCGCCTTCGCCTGCGCCAGCTTCTGCTGATACTCGAGGCGCCCCTGGGCGGCGGCCTTCTCCGCCTTCGCCTTCATCTGCTTCAGCTTCGCGCCCCATTCCGCCACTTGCGCTTCCATCTTCGCGACGTAGGCGGCCTTCATCTCCTTCATGCCCATCCTGGACCTCCTTCACGCAAAGTCTATGCACCGTGCAAAGTGGCCGTCCACACGCGGAGGCGTCCGATGCTCAACTCCAGCGATATGTCCGCGGCGCGATTTCGGGCGCCTCGACCACCACGGCCGCGCGATAGGGATCGCCGACGTCGACCGGATGGACCGAGTACCGCCGGGCCGCGTCGGGAATCCCGGTCGCCCAGAGCAGCCGCGGCGGCGAGAACGCGATCTCGTACGACCGCGTCGACCGCGAGAGCCCCTCGCCGGTCGCTTTCAGGAACGCCTCCTTGCAAGTCCAGAGCCTGAAGAACGCGTCTGCCCTCCTGTCCGCGTCGGTCTCCGCGAAGAGCCGCTCGATCTCGCCGGGAGCATAGAAGCGCCTCGCAATCGCATCGCTTCGCCGCCGGCGCGGCAGCTCGACGTCCGCTCCGACTTCCGCCCGCGAGAGCGCGATTAGCGCCAGCGCGCCCGAGTGGCTGATGTTGAACCGCAGCGGCGAGCCTGGCAGGAACGGCTTGCCGTGAGGCCCGTAGCGGAACTGCACTTCGGAGGGATCGCAGGCGAGCGCGCGCCCGAGGACCTCGCGCAATGTCCCGCGCGCGGCGCCCCAGAGCGACCGCAGCGAGTCGGTGGCGAAGCTCTGGAATCTCTCCTCCTCACGCGGCGAAAACGTCTTTCGCATCGTTTCGAGGCGATCGCGACGAACGTCGAGGCTGGTCGCGATCAGCACCAGCTCGCCCTCGCCCGGGAATATTCGGTCCGGAGCTGGCATCCAGGTGGGATGGAACCTTGGAGACGGATGATTCATCGACGAGATGTTAGCGCTCGGAGCCTTCGCGTGCGCGCAGTAGTCCTGATCACTCTTTTCGTCGCCGCCTGCGGCGGCTCCGGCGGAGGGGCCGGCAGTGGCAGTGGCAGTCCGGACGCCGGTGCAGACGTCGTCACCATCGGCTGGACACAAGCGGCGATCACCACGCCGGTCACGACGACTGTCGGTGCCGG
Encoded proteins:
- a CDS encoding 4'-phosphopantetheinyl transferase superfamily protein, whose protein sequence is MDRAVIPVGPGGRDGLRGAGAAGRNADRIRGRRGVRHDRVIDAVAAPPAHRHAGTDSRRDRRGDRRLCPADGDDVCTGVRTATATAGPSAGAAAGGDEKSDQDYCAHAKAPSANISSMNHPSPRFHPTWMPAPDRIFPGEGELVLIATSLDVRRDRLETMRKTFSPREEERFQSFATDSLRSLWGAARGTLREVLGRALACDPSEVQFRYGPHGKPFLPGSPLRFNISHSGALALIALSRAEVGADVELPRRRRSDAIARRFYAPGEIERLFAETDADRRADAFFRLWTCKEAFLKATGEGLSRSTRSYEIAFSPPRLLWATGIPDAARRYSVHPVDVGDPYRAAVVVEAPEIAPRTYRWS
- a CDS encoding coiled coil domain-containing protein; this encodes MGMKEMKAAYVAKMEAQVAEWGAKLKQMKAKAEKAAAQGRLEYQQKLAQAKAEEKHEQARRKLDELKAAGEERWEALKSGVEGAWNELKKTVDSTKID